In a genomic window of Paraburkholderia phenazinium:
- a CDS encoding SDR family oxidoreductase: MHVKDLFQLEGKVALITGGSRGLGLQMAEALGEMGCRVAITARKADELAEAKAHLEERGIEVQTFVNDLARFERIPDLVSDVLAVYSHIDILVNNAGATWGAPAEDYPDEAWHKVMNLNINAPFFLAREVGKRSMIPRRAGKIINIASIAGLKGAPAGMNTIAYNTSKAAAINFTRALASEWGRHNINVNAICPGFFPSKMSAGLLATMEESIIAHSPLHRLGGEEDLKGSVVFLASEASRHITGQNLAVDGGASIV, from the coding sequence ATGCATGTCAAAGACCTGTTTCAGTTGGAAGGCAAGGTGGCGCTGATTACCGGCGGCTCGCGCGGACTCGGTTTGCAGATGGCCGAGGCGCTCGGCGAAATGGGCTGCCGCGTGGCGATCACCGCACGCAAGGCCGACGAACTCGCGGAAGCGAAGGCACATCTGGAAGAGCGAGGCATCGAGGTCCAAACCTTCGTTAACGATCTCGCCAGATTCGAGAGGATTCCCGACCTTGTCAGCGACGTGTTGGCCGTGTACAGCCACATCGACATTCTGGTCAATAACGCTGGCGCCACGTGGGGTGCTCCAGCGGAAGACTATCCTGACGAGGCCTGGCACAAGGTGATGAATCTGAACATCAACGCGCCGTTCTTTCTCGCGCGTGAAGTGGGCAAGCGCAGCATGATTCCGCGCCGCGCGGGCAAGATCATCAACATCGCTTCGATCGCGGGCCTGAAGGGCGCGCCGGCGGGCATGAATACGATTGCCTACAACACCTCGAAGGCCGCGGCGATCAACTTTACGCGGGCGCTGGCTTCGGAGTGGGGTCGCCACAATATCAACGTCAATGCGATTTGTCCGGGCTTTTTCCCATCGAAGATGTCGGCGGGTTTGCTCGCCACCATGGAAGAGTCGATCATTGCGCATTCGCCGCTGCACCGGCTTGGCGGCGAGGAAGATCTGAAGGGCTCAGTGGTGTTTCTCGCCAGCGAGGCATCGCGGCATATCACCGGTCAGAATCTGGCGGTGGACGGCGGCGCTAGCATCGTGTGA
- a CDS encoding ABC transporter substrate-binding protein, translating to MSIFRFQSFARPLRAATRALTACAVLSFATLGASMAAQAATPPATVALPAQTVTDLAGRTVRIPAEPHRILLGESRLLMAVALLEGKQPLARIVGWQGDLPTMDPQTFDAYAAKFPGIKQIPLIGKATEDSISDEKALSLKPDLAIFSLAGHGPSRYNALVKQLEATGTTVVFVDFRLHPMQNTLPSIELLGKVMHREQEANAYVQFYQQHLARVQAVVNRIPAQQRPKVFIDLLAGVWDAGCCHTAGNGNFGEFIEAAGGRNIAAGLVPGVLGDISMEQIIAAQPDVYIATGSRSKPGLASLRVGALTSGHDAQASLAALVARPGFDTIKAIHDGRVHGISHNYYDSPYNIVAIEAFAKWFYPQQFKDLDVNATQSELYSRFLAVPPDGAYWVDGTGDAARAATPVALH from the coding sequence ATGTCGATTTTCCGGTTTCAGTCGTTCGCACGCCCACTCCGCGCGGCCACGCGCGCCCTGACTGCCTGCGCGGTGCTCAGCTTCGCGACCCTCGGGGCCAGCATGGCCGCGCAGGCCGCGACGCCGCCGGCTACGGTCGCGTTACCGGCGCAGACCGTAACCGATCTGGCGGGCCGCACGGTTCGCATTCCGGCTGAGCCGCATCGCATCCTGCTCGGCGAAAGCCGTCTGCTAATGGCGGTGGCGCTGCTGGAAGGGAAGCAGCCGCTGGCCCGGATCGTGGGCTGGCAAGGCGACTTGCCGACGATGGATCCGCAGACCTTCGACGCCTACGCCGCGAAATTCCCGGGCATCAAGCAGATTCCGCTGATCGGCAAAGCCACGGAAGATAGCATCAGCGACGAGAAGGCGTTGAGCCTCAAGCCCGATCTCGCCATCTTCAGTCTCGCGGGCCACGGTCCGAGCCGCTATAACGCGCTGGTCAAGCAACTGGAGGCGACGGGTACCACGGTTGTATTCGTCGACTTCCGGCTGCATCCCATGCAGAACACCCTGCCGAGTATCGAACTGCTCGGTAAGGTGATGCACCGCGAGCAGGAGGCCAACGCCTACGTGCAGTTTTATCAGCAGCATCTGGCGCGAGTGCAAGCGGTGGTGAACCGGATCCCGGCGCAGCAGCGACCCAAGGTCTTTATCGACCTGCTCGCCGGCGTCTGGGATGCGGGATGTTGCCACACCGCGGGTAATGGCAACTTCGGCGAATTCATCGAGGCCGCAGGCGGTCGCAACATCGCGGCGGGGTTAGTGCCGGGTGTGCTGGGCGACATCAGCATGGAGCAGATCATCGCTGCGCAGCCCGACGTGTATATCGCCACCGGCAGCCGCAGCAAACCGGGCCTGGCTTCGCTACGCGTCGGCGCATTGACGAGCGGGCACGATGCGCAAGCGAGTCTCGCGGCGCTCGTCGCACGGCCGGGCTTCGACACCATCAAGGCTATTCACGATGGTCGCGTGCACGGTATCTCGCACAATTACTATGACTCGCCGTACAACATCGTGGCGATCGAGGCATTCGCCAAATGGTTCTATCCGCAGCAGTTCAAGGATCTGGACGTTAATGCAACGCAGTCCGAACTATATAGCCGCTTCCTGGCGGTGCCGCCGGACGGCGCCTATTGGGTAGATGGGACCGGGGATGCCGCTCGGGCCGCTACGCCGGTAGCGTTGCACTGA
- a CDS encoding porin, giving the protein MKKTLVIALCAAGYACGVQAQSSVTLYGVIDAGLSYTSNAKGHAAWQAGSGDVTGSHWGFVGHEDLGGGTKAIFQLENGFSVMNGSLRQGGREFGYQAYAGLSNNRFGTVTLGRQYDSVVDYVAPLSFTGIHPGGNNFSAHPFDNDNLNNSFRVNNSVKFTSTSYEGLRFGTLYGFSNEAGGFDDNRLYSFGAAYNAGPLSLGAGYLQANNGGSSNTNGALTLTDRTFIAAQQRIYGAGANYTVGAARFGFVWTRTQLGGLDTINGANSLGLAENGQGASFNNYEVNASYALSPALSLTGEYTYTDAALSTASGQHHPKWQEVSVQTDYILSKRTDLYLQASYQHIDSDGSGLTADVSGQALSSTDQQVVVGVGMRHRF; this is encoded by the coding sequence ATGAAGAAGACTTTGGTTATCGCCCTATGCGCGGCGGGGTACGCCTGCGGGGTGCAGGCACAATCGAGCGTGACGCTCTACGGGGTGATCGACGCGGGCCTTTCCTATACGAGCAACGCGAAGGGGCATGCCGCATGGCAGGCGGGCAGCGGCGATGTGACGGGCAGTCATTGGGGCTTCGTCGGTCATGAAGATCTCGGTGGCGGTACAAAAGCGATTTTTCAGCTCGAAAACGGCTTTAGCGTAATGAACGGATCGCTTCGCCAGGGCGGCCGGGAGTTCGGCTATCAGGCGTATGCAGGGCTGTCGAACAACCGCTTCGGCACGGTGACGCTCGGACGCCAGTACGACTCGGTCGTGGACTATGTTGCGCCGCTCAGCTTCACCGGCATTCATCCGGGTGGCAACAATTTTTCCGCTCATCCGTTCGACAACGACAACCTGAATAACTCATTCCGCGTCAACAACTCGGTGAAGTTCACCAGTACGTCGTACGAAGGATTGCGCTTCGGCACGCTGTACGGCTTCTCGAACGAAGCGGGCGGCTTTGACGACAATCGTCTGTACAGCTTCGGCGCTGCGTACAATGCGGGTCCGTTGAGTCTCGGTGCGGGCTACCTGCAGGCTAACAACGGCGGCAGCAGCAACACAAACGGCGCACTGACCTTGACTGACCGCACCTTCATCGCCGCACAGCAACGAATCTATGGCGCGGGTGCGAACTACACCGTTGGCGCGGCGCGGTTCGGCTTCGTGTGGACGCGCACGCAACTGGGTGGGCTCGATACGATCAACGGGGCGAACAGTCTCGGTCTCGCGGAGAACGGCCAGGGTGCGAGCTTCAACAACTATGAAGTGAACGCAAGTTACGCGCTGAGCCCGGCGCTCAGCCTGACCGGCGAATACACGTACACGGACGCGGCGCTTTCTACGGCGAGTGGGCAGCATCATCCGAAGTGGCAGGAAGTGTCGGTGCAAACCGATTACATCCTTTCCAAACGCACGGACCTGTATCTGCAGGCGAGCTATCAGCACATCGACAGCGACGGGTCAGGATTGACGGCCGATGTAAGCGGGCAAGCGCTTTCCTCGACGGACCAGCAGGTGGTGGTGGGCGTGGGGATGCGGCATCGGTTTTGA
- a CDS encoding ATP-binding protein: MKLRFWPDTLYGRLVLILVVGMFAGQLFTSTIWFETHDNRTLEIPARLFASRLADTVRLLQHAPDETTRHAIAAELADQRYRLQWIDTPATAPAGSLAQRTVSDLIAGVIHRRLGEPIEVRLLDVQLRDETGRHHGILSLFNSRMPSGDFHLQLRLPQGEWLDVQANEGQAGMLTEPGTLVLDYLLRIYLVRLTAVLLLALVAVRFAVKPLKELAKAAEALGRNIHRPPLPVTGPLEVRTAAQSFNSMQEQLSRSLAERTRFLTAVSHDLRSPLTRLRLRMEMLPDAESRERLRGDLDEMEAMVGATLDAVQGVEITEARHEIDINSMLEGLAEDAREAGHDVSVEGRANRPLSGYPRNLKRCLQNLLDNAIRYGGAASIRVSDDENLLRIVVSDPGPGIADEALLERVFEPYFRVSGSRNGASGGTGLGLTIARSVAAAHGGTLTLRNGAVKGLEATLALPRDGRAAELSWKIG; encoded by the coding sequence ATGAAACTGCGCTTTTGGCCCGACACGCTATATGGGCGACTCGTGCTGATTCTCGTCGTGGGCATGTTCGCGGGGCAGCTCTTCACCAGCACCATCTGGTTCGAGACTCACGACAACCGCACGCTTGAGATTCCCGCGCGCCTCTTTGCCAGCCGCCTCGCCGACACCGTGCGGTTGCTGCAGCATGCTCCGGATGAGACCACGCGCCATGCGATTGCCGCGGAGCTCGCCGATCAGCGCTACCGTCTGCAATGGATCGATACGCCCGCTACGGCACCTGCAGGTTCGCTCGCGCAACGCACGGTGAGCGACCTGATCGCGGGCGTGATTCACCGGCGGCTCGGCGAGCCGATCGAGGTCCGCCTGCTCGACGTGCAGTTGCGCGACGAAACCGGCCGCCATCACGGCATCCTCAGCCTGTTCAATTCGCGCATGCCGTCCGGCGATTTTCATCTGCAACTGAGGTTGCCACAGGGCGAATGGCTCGATGTACAGGCCAATGAAGGCCAGGCCGGCATGCTGACCGAACCAGGCACGCTCGTGCTCGACTATTTGCTGCGGATCTATCTGGTGCGGCTAACGGCCGTCCTTCTGCTGGCACTCGTGGCCGTGCGATTTGCTGTAAAGCCATTGAAGGAACTGGCCAAGGCGGCCGAGGCGCTTGGCCGCAACATTCATCGGCCACCGCTGCCGGTGACGGGACCGCTTGAAGTGCGCACCGCCGCGCAGTCGTTCAATTCGATGCAGGAGCAACTATCCCGCAGTCTCGCTGAACGCACGCGCTTTTTGACGGCCGTCTCGCACGATCTGCGCTCGCCGCTCACCCGCTTACGGCTGCGCATGGAAATGTTGCCCGATGCCGAATCGCGAGAACGGCTGCGCGGCGATCTCGACGAGATGGAAGCCATGGTAGGCGCGACGCTCGACGCCGTTCAGGGCGTGGAGATTACCGAAGCGCGCCACGAGATCGACATCAATTCGATGCTCGAAGGGCTTGCTGAGGATGCACGCGAGGCGGGCCACGACGTGAGCGTCGAAGGCCGTGCGAATCGTCCTTTGTCAGGCTATCCGCGCAATCTGAAGCGGTGCTTGCAGAACCTGCTCGACAATGCGATCCGCTACGGTGGCGCAGCAAGCATCCGCGTGAGCGACGACGAGAACCTGCTGCGCATCGTCGTCAGCGATCCGGGTCCCGGCATTGCGGACGAGGCCTTGCTCGAGCGCGTATTCGAGCCGTATTTCCGCGTCTCGGGTTCGCGCAACGGCGCAAGCGGCGGCACCGGCCTCGGGCTGACGATTGCACGCAGCGTGGCGGCCGCGCATGGCGGCACGCTCACCTTGCGCAACGGCGCGGTCAAAGGATTGGAAGCCACGCTCGCGTTGCCACGCGACGGCCGCGCCGCCGAACTGTCGTGGAAAATCGGCTAG
- a CDS encoding long-chain fatty acid--CoA ligase, whose amino-acid sequence MNTLHHAYWPAGVPHHLSLPQTSLFYNAEVTATRFPDKPFIIFYDTPLSFAQFRDEAERIAGFLQQECEVKAGDRVLLYMQNSPQWVLSYYGILRANAVVVPVNPMNLTDEVRHYVEDSGATTAIVPQDLYPQIEPLLGEAAGQGLKHAIVATYSDYLKRPSSITPPEFVVAPKRLIERAGVTAWSTVLERRLAPGPLTAGPDDLCVMPYTSGTTGRPKGCMHTHRSVMSTLVGCSVWFAGSQDSTHLSVLPMFHVTGMQGGMNGPLYAGATIVILPRWDRDAAAQCMQRYGITSWQSISTMMVDFLSNPKLAEYDLSRLTGTRGGGAAMPAAIARKLKDLTGLDYVEGYGMSETIAATHINPPQRPKPQCLGIPVFDLDARVIDPASLQELPRGETGEIVVNGPQVMQGYWRNPKGTAEAFVELDGKRFLRTGDLGHIDEDGYFFMTDRLKRMINASGYKVWPAEVEALMYRHPGIHEVCVIGVQDERRGETVKALVVPATGYADTLTESEVIAWAHEQMAPYKAPRLVEFVTSLPKSGSGKILWRKLQEEDAARAAAAAGKKA is encoded by the coding sequence ATGAACACCCTTCATCACGCGTACTGGCCGGCTGGCGTGCCGCATCATCTGAGCCTGCCGCAGACCAGCCTGTTCTATAACGCGGAAGTGACGGCGACGCGCTTCCCGGACAAGCCGTTCATCATCTTCTACGACACGCCGCTGAGCTTCGCGCAGTTCAGGGACGAAGCCGAGCGTATTGCGGGCTTTCTGCAACAGGAATGCGAAGTAAAAGCCGGAGATCGCGTGCTGCTCTATATGCAGAACAGTCCGCAATGGGTGTTGTCGTACTACGGCATCTTGCGGGCGAATGCGGTGGTGGTGCCGGTCAATCCGATGAACCTGACCGACGAGGTGCGTCACTACGTGGAGGACAGCGGTGCGACGACCGCGATCGTGCCGCAGGACCTGTACCCGCAGATCGAGCCGTTGCTGGGCGAGGCAGCCGGGCAGGGGTTGAAGCATGCGATTGTCGCAACCTATAGCGACTACCTGAAACGCCCGTCGTCGATTACCCCACCCGAATTCGTAGTGGCGCCGAAGCGATTGATTGAACGTGCCGGCGTAACGGCCTGGAGTACGGTGCTCGAACGGCGCCTCGCGCCAGGGCCGTTGACCGCAGGCCCGGATGACCTCTGCGTGATGCCCTACACATCGGGTACGACAGGCAGGCCGAAGGGTTGCATGCATACGCATCGCAGCGTCATGAGCACGCTGGTCGGTTGCAGTGTCTGGTTCGCGGGATCGCAGGACAGCACGCATCTGTCCGTGTTGCCGATGTTTCACGTCACCGGCATGCAGGGCGGTATGAACGGGCCGTTGTATGCGGGCGCAACGATTGTCATATTGCCGCGCTGGGATCGCGATGCCGCTGCGCAGTGCATGCAACGTTACGGCATCACGTCGTGGCAGTCCATTTCGACGATGATGGTCGACTTTCTGTCCAACCCCAAGCTGGCCGAATACGATCTTTCCCGACTGACCGGCACGCGCGGCGGCGGCGCGGCGATGCCCGCTGCGATTGCACGCAAACTCAAGGACCTGACCGGCCTCGACTATGTGGAAGGCTACGGCATGTCCGAGACGATCGCCGCGACGCACATCAATCCGCCGCAGCGTCCCAAGCCGCAGTGCCTTGGCATTCCGGTGTTCGATCTCGACGCGCGCGTGATCGACCCGGCCTCGCTACAGGAACTGCCGCGAGGCGAAACCGGTGAGATCGTCGTGAACGGGCCGCAGGTAATGCAGGGTTACTGGCGCAATCCCAAGGGTACGGCTGAAGCGTTCGTCGAGCTCGATGGCAAGCGTTTCTTACGCACGGGCGATCTGGGCCATATCGACGAGGACGGTTATTTCTTCATGACCGACCGCCTCAAACGCATGATTAACGCGTCGGGCTACAAGGTCTGGCCGGCGGAGGTGGAGGCGCTGATGTACCGGCATCCGGGCATCCATGAGGTCTGTGTGATCGGCGTGCAGGACGAACGCCGCGGCGAGACCGTGAAGGCGCTGGTGGTGCCCGCTACGGGCTACGCGGATACGTTGACGGAGAGCGAGGTCATCGCCTGGGCGCATGAGCAGATGGCGCCTTACAAGGCGCCGAGGCTGGTCGAGTTCGTGACGTCGTTGCCCAAGTCCGGCAGCGGCAAGATTCTGTGGCGCAAACTGCAGGAAGAGGATGCCGCACGCGCGGCAGCAGCCGCGGGCAAGAAAGCGTGA
- a CDS encoding FecCD family ABC transporter permease, whose amino-acid sequence MATLQHQAAPHDLSVRHYKRLTYRRVMWLFAVMALIVCALLFDLRTGPSGLPLMALLHTVFDRAAADPATTVIVWQIRLPYAVMALLVGASLGLSGAEMQTILNNPLASPYTLGVSAAAAFGASLAIVLDVAIPGVSQTWIVSANAFVFALLSALLLDAVARWRGMNTAGVVLLGIALVFAFHALVSLMQFMASADALQGLVFWTLGSLARADWPKISVLAIALALALPLSMRNAWTLTALRLGEDRAASFGIDVRRLRLSTLLRVSVLSALAVSFVGTIGFVGLIAPHIARTLFGEDHRFYLPGSMLIGALTLSLASIASKLIIPGVLIPVGIVTALVGIPLFLGIVVRSQGQMG is encoded by the coding sequence ATGGCGACTCTTCAGCATCAGGCCGCGCCGCACGATCTTAGCGTGCGGCATTACAAACGCCTCACGTACCGGCGCGTCATGTGGCTCTTCGCCGTGATGGCGCTGATCGTTTGCGCGTTGCTGTTCGATCTGCGCACCGGACCATCGGGGTTGCCGTTGATGGCGCTGCTGCATACGGTCTTCGACCGCGCTGCCGCCGATCCGGCGACGACCGTGATCGTCTGGCAGATTCGTCTGCCCTATGCGGTGATGGCGCTGCTGGTGGGCGCGTCGCTCGGGTTGTCGGGTGCGGAAATGCAGACCATCCTCAACAATCCGCTCGCGAGCCCCTATACGCTCGGTGTGTCGGCAGCGGCCGCGTTTGGCGCGTCGCTTGCGATTGTGCTGGACGTCGCCATTCCCGGCGTGTCGCAGACGTGGATCGTCTCGGCTAACGCATTCGTTTTCGCGCTGCTTTCCGCGTTGCTGCTCGACGCGGTTGCGCGCTGGCGCGGCATGAATACCGCAGGCGTGGTGCTGCTGGGCATCGCACTGGTGTTCGCGTTTCATGCTTTGGTTTCGCTGATGCAGTTCATGGCCTCGGCCGATGCCCTGCAGGGTCTCGTGTTCTGGACACTCGGCTCGCTGGCGCGCGCCGATTGGCCCAAGATCAGCGTGCTGGCGATTGCGTTGGCGCTAGCGTTGCCACTGTCCATGCGCAACGCCTGGACGCTCACCGCGTTGCGTCTCGGCGAAGACCGCGCGGCCAGTTTCGGTATCGACGTGCGGCGTCTGCGGCTCTCCACGCTGCTGCGCGTGTCGGTACTGTCGGCGCTGGCGGTATCGTTCGTGGGCACGATCGGCTTTGTCGGACTGATTGCGCCGCATATCGCGCGCACCTTGTTCGGCGAGGACCACCGGTTCTATCTGCCGGGCAGCATGCTGATCGGCGCGCTGACGCTCTCGCTGGCGTCCATTGCTTCGAAGCTGATCATTCCGGGCGTGCTGATTCCGGTTGGGATCGTCACGGCGCTGGTGGGCATTCCGCTGTTTCTCGGCATCGTCGTGCGTTCGCAGGGGCAAATGGGATGA
- a CDS encoding response regulator → MDHILVVDDDPNIRQLLQDYLRSMGYGATAVESGVQMKQVINTSPVDLVVLDLMLEGEDGLDITRELRRTHAVPIIILSARGGLLDRILGLEMGADDYLPKPFDPRELVAKIKVVLRRTRSVPGERLTDSSAFVSFAGWKLDTRMKQMLSPDGVVVSLGGSDYRALRTLLDHPNRPLSREFLLDRVFGKERTPLDRSIDVCISRLRQHLKDSPRGSGLIRTMRNEGYMLVADVTHEA, encoded by the coding sequence ATGGACCACATACTCGTTGTCGACGATGACCCCAACATTCGCCAGTTGTTGCAGGACTACCTGCGCAGCATGGGCTATGGGGCCACCGCCGTCGAAAGCGGCGTGCAGATGAAGCAGGTCATCAACACCTCGCCCGTCGATCTCGTCGTACTCGACCTGATGCTCGAAGGCGAAGATGGTCTGGACATCACGCGTGAGCTGCGGCGCACGCACGCCGTGCCGATCATTATCCTGAGCGCGCGCGGCGGCTTGCTCGACCGCATCCTCGGCCTCGAGATGGGCGCCGACGATTATTTGCCCAAGCCCTTCGATCCGCGCGAGCTCGTCGCCAAGATCAAGGTGGTGCTGCGGCGCACGCGCAGCGTGCCGGGCGAACGGCTCACGGATTCGTCTGCGTTCGTGAGCTTTGCCGGCTGGAAACTCGATACGCGCATGAAGCAGATGCTCTCGCCCGACGGCGTGGTGGTCTCGCTCGGCGGCTCCGACTATCGCGCGCTGCGCACGCTGCTCGATCACCCGAACCGTCCGCTGTCACGCGAGTTTCTGCTGGACCGGGTGTTCGGCAAGGAACGCACGCCGCTCGACCGCTCCATCGATGTTTGCATCAGCCGTCTGCGCCAGCATCTCAAGGATTCGCCACGCGGCTCCGGGTTGATCCGCACCATGCGTAACGAAGGCTACATGCTGGTGGCCGATGTCACGCACGAAGCCTGA
- a CDS encoding ABC transporter ATP-binding protein, with translation MNGLCIHDLSVRYDKRQVLTSLEAGPLPRGQITALLGPNGSGKSTLLRALAGLTRVQAGSLSLDGETLALSAASARSHSVVYLPQALPAGVRLQVLESVLVACRATRGYGAASAHAAHGDDLVHAHAILRRLGIDDLASRSLDELSGGQRQLVGIAQALVRDPQVLLLDEPLSALDLNHQFHVMQVLREVTRESRIVTVVVLHDINAAMRACECAMLLHEGRIVRFGPPPEVVTPATLGQVFGVAARIEPCSRGHHQVLIDGLVA, from the coding sequence ATGAACGGCCTGTGCATTCACGATCTGAGCGTGCGCTACGACAAGCGCCAGGTGCTGACTTCGCTCGAAGCGGGTCCCTTGCCGCGTGGTCAGATCACTGCGCTGCTTGGCCCGAACGGCAGCGGCAAGTCCACGTTGCTGCGCGCGTTGGCGGGTCTCACGCGGGTCCAAGCCGGTTCGCTCTCGCTCGACGGCGAAACGCTCGCCTTGTCGGCGGCGAGCGCCCGTTCGCATAGCGTCGTTTATCTGCCGCAGGCGCTGCCCGCGGGCGTGCGCCTGCAAGTGCTCGAATCGGTGCTGGTGGCATGTCGCGCCACGCGCGGATATGGCGCTGCGTCGGCGCATGCCGCGCACGGCGACGATCTTGTGCATGCGCATGCGATTCTGCGCAGGCTCGGGATCGACGACCTCGCTTCGCGCTCGCTCGATGAATTGTCGGGTGGTCAGCGGCAACTCGTCGGCATTGCACAGGCACTCGTGCGCGACCCGCAAGTGTTGCTGCTCGACGAGCCGCTCTCGGCGCTCGATCTGAATCACCAGTTCCACGTGATGCAGGTGCTGCGCGAGGTCACGCGCGAAAGCCGGATCGTGACCGTCGTGGTCCTGCACGACATCAATGCGGCGATGCGCGCCTGCGAATGCGCGATGTTGCTGCACGAGGGGCGCATCGTGCGCTTCGGGCCGCCGCCCGAGGTCGTCACACCGGCGACGCTCGGCCAGGTATTCGGTGTCGCCGCGCGTATCGAGCCATGCTCGCGCGGCCACCATCAGGTTCTGATCGACGGACTCGTCGCTTAG
- a CDS encoding DKNYY domain-containing protein: MSKAARIIFLVLCLFAGPAHAYTTTTCEETWYVPTPGKEFSGSTASWTKVKEGDCQSHSMKLLELWNSGHSESFAMVDGKGYYVKLTEVPEGPGCHDRGAPVIDPQCFLPDALRHYEVHKERQYYQVTSGRELKLLDESSVKGGPAASGCKPGLYATDGVSLFYATHAFDDESGVFPYTPVRIEGADLASFKCFTPTGSNDDHEWAHDKDHVFYFGRTINGMSPNFPVRVQGDPRSVTSFIINGDKVFEVSWDEVTLRPDMKPDLHLLSPNFMTDGTSVFDREGKKIQGLNAAALKIVMPVCPIPGYPQLNCTPYDSTIPTGMVLDGGIAIENGVIAFPRFGSHVFRHEGLNAGNVTYFFLKRDDAQPDAFMIFDNRLYRLRALVDQLSDYDARTQQRLKDGVVIHGSLRSAKCGFVDDDKGPIDMETLERYSPDSPYPKQNC, encoded by the coding sequence TTGAGCAAAGCGGCGCGCATTATCTTTCTGGTCCTCTGCCTGTTCGCAGGCCCGGCTCACGCTTATACGACGACGACCTGCGAGGAAACCTGGTATGTCCCGACACCCGGGAAGGAATTCTCGGGTTCGACCGCATCGTGGACGAAGGTCAAGGAGGGGGATTGTCAATCGCATAGCATGAAACTTCTCGAGCTATGGAACTCGGGCCACTCCGAGAGCTTCGCGATGGTCGACGGCAAGGGCTACTACGTAAAGTTGACCGAGGTGCCGGAAGGGCCCGGTTGTCACGATCGCGGCGCCCCCGTCATCGATCCGCAGTGTTTTCTTCCCGACGCGCTGAGGCACTACGAGGTCCACAAGGAGAGGCAGTACTACCAGGTCACCAGCGGGCGCGAGCTGAAGTTACTGGACGAATCATCCGTCAAGGGCGGTCCGGCTGCCAGCGGCTGCAAGCCGGGACTGTATGCCACGGACGGTGTTTCGCTGTTCTATGCCACCCATGCCTTTGACGATGAGAGCGGCGTGTTTCCGTATACGCCCGTGCGGATCGAAGGCGCCGACCTGGCCAGCTTCAAATGCTTTACGCCGACGGGATCGAACGACGATCACGAATGGGCGCACGATAAAGACCACGTTTTCTATTTCGGCCGAACGATCAATGGAATGTCGCCCAACTTTCCCGTTCGCGTGCAAGGCGACCCTCGCAGCGTGACCTCGTTCATCATCAACGGAGACAAAGTGTTCGAGGTGTCGTGGGACGAGGTGACCTTGCGTCCGGACATGAAGCCGGATCTGCATCTGCTGTCACCCAATTTCATGACTGACGGGACATCCGTTTTCGATAGGGAAGGCAAGAAAATCCAGGGGCTAAATGCGGCAGCCTTGAAGATCGTCATGCCGGTTTGCCCCATACCGGGGTATCCGCAACTGAATTGCACGCCTTACGACAGCACGATCCCAACCGGCATGGTTCTCGACGGGGGCATTGCTATCGAAAATGGCGTGATCGCATTTCCGCGCTTCGGCAGTCATGTTTTCAGGCACGAGGGGTTGAATGCCGGCAATGTGACGTACTTCTTCCTTAAACGCGATGACGCACAACCCGACGCATTCATGATTTTCGACAACCGGTTGTACCGGTTACGTGCCCTGGTAGATCAACTGTCGGACTACGATGCGCGAACCCAACAGCGGCTTAAAGACGGAGTAGTCATTCACGGCTCGCTAAGAAGCGCCAAATGCGGCTTCGTCGACGACGACAAGGGCCCGATAGACATGGAGACGCTGGAGCGGTATTCGCCAGACTCGCCTTATCCGAAGCAAAACTGTTAG